A genome region from Luteitalea sp. includes the following:
- the tssC gene encoding type VI secretion system contractile sheath large subunit, which yields MADTKSQQDTTSAIGAVEANEFDSLLRKEFKPKTDEAKEAVERAVRTLAEQALSQTKLIGADVVKSIEAIIAELDKTLTEQINQILHQEDFQKLEGAWRGLHYLVTNTETDEMLKIRFMNVSKADLGKTLKRYKGTAWDQSPIFKKIYEAEYGQFGGEPFGCLVGDYYFDQTPPDVELLGELSQVSAAAHTPFIAGASPTVMQMSSWQELANPRDLTKIFTTPEYAGWRSLRESDDSRYVGLAMPRYLSRLPYGAKTSPVEEFDFEEETGAADHSRYTWANAAYAMAVNINRSFKLYGWCSRIRGIESGGAVEGLPTHTFPTDDGGVDMKCPTEIAISDRREAELAKNGFMPLVHKKNSDFAAFIGAQSLQKPFEYDDPDASANAKLAARLPYLFACCRFAHYLKCIVRDKIGSFKERDDMQRWLQRWIMNYVDGDPAHSSESTKAQKPLAAAEVQVEEVEGNPGYYAAKFFLRPHYQLEGLTVSLRLVSKLPSAKAAG from the coding sequence ATGGCTGACACGAAATCCCAGCAAGACACAACATCGGCCATTGGGGCCGTCGAAGCGAATGAGTTCGATTCTCTCCTGAGAAAAGAATTCAAGCCAAAGACCGACGAAGCCAAGGAAGCGGTGGAGCGAGCCGTTCGCACGCTCGCTGAGCAGGCGCTTTCACAGACGAAGCTGATTGGCGCCGACGTCGTCAAGTCCATCGAGGCGATCATCGCCGAGCTGGACAAGACGCTGACGGAGCAGATCAACCAGATCCTGCACCAGGAGGACTTCCAGAAGCTCGAAGGTGCATGGCGCGGGCTGCACTATCTCGTCACCAACACCGAAACCGACGAGATGCTGAAGATTCGCTTCATGAACGTCAGCAAGGCCGACCTCGGGAAGACCTTGAAGCGGTACAAGGGAACCGCCTGGGATCAGAGCCCGATCTTCAAGAAGATCTACGAGGCCGAATATGGCCAATTCGGTGGCGAGCCCTTTGGCTGTCTCGTGGGGGACTACTACTTCGACCAGACGCCGCCAGATGTCGAGTTGCTCGGCGAACTGTCCCAGGTTTCGGCCGCCGCGCATACCCCATTCATTGCTGGCGCTTCGCCGACGGTGATGCAGATGTCGAGCTGGCAGGAGCTCGCGAATCCTCGGGACCTGACCAAGATCTTCACCACGCCTGAATATGCCGGGTGGCGATCGCTGCGCGAGTCAGACGACTCCCGCTATGTCGGACTGGCGATGCCGCGCTATCTCTCGCGCCTGCCGTACGGCGCGAAGACCAGCCCGGTTGAAGAGTTCGACTTCGAAGAAGAGACCGGGGCCGCCGACCATAGTCGATACACCTGGGCGAACGCCGCCTACGCCATGGCGGTGAACATCAACCGCTCGTTCAAGCTCTACGGATGGTGCTCACGGATCCGCGGCATCGAGTCCGGCGGCGCGGTCGAAGGCCTCCCCACCCACACGTTCCCCACCGACGATGGCGGCGTGGATATGAAGTGTCCGACGGAAATCGCCATCAGTGACCGCCGCGAAGCGGAGCTGGCGAAGAACGGGTTCATGCCGCTCGTGCACAAGAAGAACTCTGACTTCGCCGCGTTCATCGGGGCGCAGTCGTTGCAGAAGCCCTTCGAGTACGACGACCCGGATGCCTCCGCCAACGCCAAGTTGGCCGCACGGCTCCCCTATTTGTTCGCTTGCTGCCGGTTTGCGCATTATCTCAAGTGTATCGTGCGCGACAAGATCGGGTCGTTCAAGGAACGAGATGACATGCAGCGGTGGCTGCAGCGATGGATCATGAATTACGTCGACGGCGATCCGGCGCATTCGTCGGAGAGCACCAAGGCGCAGAAGCCGCTGGCCGCCGCCGAAGTCCAAGTAGAAGAGGTCGAGGGGAATCCAGGTTATTACGCGGCGAAGTTCTTCCTTCGCCCGCACTATCAGCTGGAAGGCCTCACTGTGTCTCTGCGGCTCGTTTCCAAGTTGCCGTCCGCCAAGGCGGCCGGCTGA
- the tssB gene encoding type VI secretion system contractile sheath small subunit yields MAKSSSQKFIARNRAPRVQIEYDVELYGAEKKIQLPFVMGVLADLSGKPTEALPPVADRKFLEIDVDNFDSRMKAMKPRVAFQVPNTLTGDGNLNVELTFESMDDFSPAAIARKVDALNQLLEARQQLANLITYMDGKTGAEELVSKLLQDPALLQTLATTSKPEDEASS; encoded by the coding sequence GTGGCGAAGTCGAGCAGTCAGAAATTCATCGCGCGCAATCGAGCGCCCCGTGTGCAGATCGAGTACGACGTCGAGCTGTATGGGGCGGAGAAGAAGATTCAGCTCCCCTTTGTCATGGGGGTCTTGGCGGATTTGTCGGGTAAGCCGACCGAGGCATTGCCGCCCGTGGCCGATCGGAAGTTTCTCGAGATCGATGTCGACAACTTCGACAGTCGCATGAAGGCGATGAAGCCGCGCGTGGCGTTTCAGGTGCCGAACACGCTCACGGGCGACGGCAACCTCAACGTCGAGCTGACGTTCGAGAGCATGGACGACTTTTCACCGGCGGCGATTGCTCGCAAGGTGGACGCCCTGAACCAGCTGCTCGAAGCGCGGCAGCAGCTTGCCAACCTGATCACGTACATGGACGGTAAGACCGGGGCGGAGGAGCTCGTGAGCAAGCTGTTACAGGATCCGGCTCTTCTGCAGACGCTCGCGACAACGAGTAAGCCGGAGGATGAAGCCTCGTCCTAA
- the tssA gene encoding type VI secretion system protein TssA produces MTAGWDGETLLQPVTVDQPCGEDLEDTALLASFDALRLFGQSTSLDAPPDPSERRKPPEWDEIRANATEALSKSKDLRLLAYLGTALLRTDGLPAFLETLTVASRWLESYWGQVYPLLDEDAIARRNALNCFADPMAVVERLRRVPLVDNRQHGTFSLRDIEIATGQAPMGTADVKADEGQINAAFTEMPLDELEGLQQSVAGAVDALNRIDTLMLTEGGPEVVPSFDPLSAPLVRMNRLLRAQLASRPDATHADDTTAETDGEPRPAAVAVGAIKSRQDAIRALDAVADYFRSNEPSSPIPLFLERAKRLVSKDFLEVLADIAPEALPVARAAGGVRQDE; encoded by the coding sequence ATGACTGCTGGATGGGATGGTGAAACCCTGCTGCAACCAGTGACAGTCGATCAGCCGTGTGGAGAAGATCTGGAGGACACAGCGCTGCTGGCCTCGTTCGATGCGCTGCGGTTGTTCGGACAGTCGACGTCGCTGGACGCTCCGCCTGATCCGTCCGAGCGCCGGAAGCCGCCGGAATGGGACGAGATCCGAGCGAACGCGACCGAGGCGTTGAGCAAGAGTAAAGATCTTCGGCTCCTGGCATATTTGGGCACAGCGCTGTTGAGAACTGACGGGCTTCCGGCGTTTTTAGAGACGCTCACGGTCGCGTCGCGATGGCTCGAGTCGTATTGGGGCCAGGTGTATCCGCTCCTGGATGAGGACGCGATTGCCCGGCGAAACGCGCTGAACTGCTTTGCCGATCCGATGGCGGTCGTGGAGCGGCTCCGGCGTGTGCCGCTGGTCGACAATCGTCAGCACGGCACGTTCAGCCTCCGCGACATCGAGATCGCCACAGGTCAAGCCCCGATGGGCACGGCGGATGTCAAGGCTGACGAAGGGCAGATCAATGCGGCCTTTACCGAGATGCCGCTGGACGAGTTGGAGGGTCTGCAGCAGAGCGTCGCCGGTGCGGTAGACGCCTTGAACCGGATCGACACGCTGATGCTGACAGAAGGCGGCCCCGAAGTGGTGCCCAGCTTCGACCCGTTGTCGGCGCCTCTCGTCAGAATGAATCGGCTGCTGCGCGCGCAGTTGGCGTCGCGTCCGGACGCAACACACGCCGACGACACCACGGCAGAGACCGACGGAGAGCCGCGCCCTGCTGCAGTGGCGGTCGGCGCGATCAAATCGCGCCAGGATGCCATCCGGGCGTTGGACGCCGTGGCCGACTACTTTCGCAGCAACGAGCCGTCCAGTCCGATCCCGTTGTTCCTGGAACGCGCGAAGCGTCTGGTGTCCAAGGATTTTCTCGAAGTGCTGGCTGATATTGCCCCTGAGGCGCTCCCGGTGGCGCGCGCAGCAGGTGGCGTGAGACAAGACGAGTAG